From the genome of Phoenix dactylifera cultivar Barhee BC4 chromosome 5, palm_55x_up_171113_PBpolish2nd_filt_p, whole genome shotgun sequence:
gcatgagttaatgattttcatattcctaacttctaaagtttcttttttttttgtagattcctgatacttcaacagttcgtagagatgatgatggcgCTAAATCCGGTCCGTGATACTTTTTAGACTATTATTTAAGAAGTTTTCTAttatctttcttatatttttcaaagtacattgtaattctaaacttattaatcatatatgacaatatgaatgttttgaaTGATCTGAATATTTGTGTTGATGTAAATGTAATGCAGGTTTATATTGATATAAATGTTGATTTATGATATGCATAtgtttttctaatatttttttttttaaaaaaaatcccacgtctgacgctttaaagcgtcgttaaggTTTGGCATGGGCTGAAACTCTTTcgccgatgcttataagtgtcggcAAAAACCCCTCCAACTACACCGACACGCCCAAGTTATAGTCTATGCCGACGCTAAATTACGTCGGAAAAAGAAGATACACCGATGCTttaataagcgtcggtaaatcctCGATTTTGCTGATGCTTTTCTTTTGCGTCGGTAAAAACCTTTCCTGCTCAGGTATCACCGACGCGTCTACGACGCTTGTTGTTGCATCAGCGGGGTTTTTGCCGATGCTAATAAGCATCGGTAAAGGTTATGAAAAACGCCGGTAAAAGTTACTATTCCTGTAGTGCTTAAAGGTTATGAAAAACGTCGGTAAAAGTTACTATTCCTGTAGTGCTTGATTCAATAGAACTTAAGTGATGTAAAATTTCTTTGAAAACTATCACAAAGTTAGCTTTATATGCTAACATAAGcagttctctccctttttgatgtacATGTTGAATCtttcttattattatttctttttacctaattttattcttatttcttatttcttcttattttggtatttaactTTGtacttctcctctttttttgtcATGATCAAAAAGGTAAGCTAAAAGGTGAAAAATTTCACAAGAGAGGTAAATTAAGAATTTCATAACATAACACCAAAACATCcatacattaaaagaaaaatttaactgGGTCTCAACTCCTGTGTGAAGCTACCAATCATCTCAATAAGAACAGAGGCAGATGTAGTAAGAGATTCTGTTAGATGCCTTGATTAATTCCAAACTTTTTTAAGCATTTCTAGAGTCTGCTCACTTATCTTTCGTGCACTTGCAGTAAAttctttgatttctttttttacaGAAGTCTATAAATTTTTGTCTCTCCCTTAATATCTGCGGTCCTCTTGAACTGACTGGTCACCAAAAATCAAATGTCAGAGACGTCATGCAATCTATTTGTTGTATTTATACAGAACTATGTTGTCATATGACATCTATCTCGAGACTCTCTTTTATGGtgatatgtatgcaattgagtTGCTATATGGTTAAACTTAATGTGAATGCTTGCTTGGTTATATGCGTGTTCTACAAATATATACATTAAATCTATAGAACATCACTCAATTATTAGATTGTTGATGTATGAATCTGACTAATTTCTTATCAATTTTGTATTTgctaaaagatatttttatagTCATCTTGTATGCATGCGTGGAGGATTTTTACTGGACTGTAAAGTTCATATCtcttattgcatttttttttaaagtcatAAGATGCGTAGTTCCAGATGGGTTGGGCATGGCATTTGAGTGCTAGAGTTAGTAGTTAGTTTATTTTTTGGTACCAATGAATAGTTAAAACTTTTGTAATTGAATAAGTTGGTTATTTGACTATCGTGGATTTATTTAGTTGGATTATTTGATTATTAACTGTtgatttaaatttataaaattatggAACATTGTTCATCTTAAGTCTTGCATGATCTCTAGGGCATTTCTTTAGGGTTTATGTGGTTGTATTACATGGTTGATCAAAATGAAGGGTTTAGGGTATGACATCGACTTGGTTAGTTCCTTGCTGCTTCAGCTTTGCTTATTATTAGGGTGTTCACTCTATGTCCCTTCACATTCATGATGCTTCTAACCTTGTCTTATGGCTGAATGTGCACGTCTTCTAGACGCCATCTTATGTTAGGATAtgatataaacaatatgaatgtatatatttattaaacTAGTGGTATAATGACCcaacaaaaattcaaaatagATTGTTTctgtaaaaaataaaattaaaaattgaaaattgaagAATTTGATAATTTTATTTGTCAAAGCAAATCGTATGTGCAGTGAAAGTGCAAGACGTGACCTCTTATTTCGTTGGTGGCACAAGAGTAGATTTCTGTTTATCAACATTGAAGTCACCaatctttaattttttgatttacTATATGTCACTTAGGAATGGCTTGCATCAATTAATTTGCTTTTCATTGCTGCAACGGGCTAATTTGCTTGGTATATCCACATGAGCGGTTCAATGAATTtgagggcctaaggcgaattcactaataataataataaatgcatTTGGAAATTATTTGGGgcctcaatgcatttatagtTAAAAGTCTTTAGGAGGCCTCAATGCTGCATTTATGGCTAAGAGTCTCTAAGCTTGGAGCCTCAATGCTGCATTTATAGCTAAGAGTCTTTAGGTTTGAGGATCTCAATACATTTATAGCTAAGAGTCTTTTGGAGGCCTCAATACATTTATTATAGCCAAGAGTCTTCAAGCCGGggtcttaggcgaccgcctcagtcgcttAAGAGTTGAGCCAGCCCTGCATATGCAGTAGCTATATGCTACTTTACTGGCTGGGGAAAAATTAATTAGTCTGTTTCCTTTGTTAAGGACCTAGAAACAAACTTAGTTGCAACGTCATGAAAATTAAGTTCCATTAGGAGGCCCTTCATGTAGTTTCAAAATGCATGCTAAACTAAAACACTGACTCGATCATATTGAagattttagaaataaaatcctaatGGTCTTTTATTTGTAGGATATAAATGTCCCGGGTTCAAAAGGAAGACTTTAATTTTAAATCTAGGTCTCCATACTAGTGCACAATATGTACAAGCTTAGTTCTCTTGGAGCTAAAGTTGATAATAGGTATTACTTTAACTCGAAAAGCTTTTCATTTTAACTATTAATCAatgttttaaaaggcttgtaagTGGGCTTGTTTTATCTGGGAACAGTTTCGCCCGACTTAAAAAGTGAAAGCCTATCATTGTGATAGTCAGGTTCCAAAACGCTTATAATTGAGCCGAGCCGTTTCTTTATTAGCTTATAATTTGACCAGATACAACTGTGGTCAACTGTTTGTATTGATGCTCAGCCATTGGCTGGACACAACTGCACCATGTTGGGTCCTTGCATCCAATCACCAATTGCCACCTGCATCTAAAAATGAACACTCCATGAAATTAGATCCCCAATCACTAAACAACCACATGATGCGAAGCCCCTAGGGTCCTAACAGTCCTCATTGCAACCAAACAAATTCACTAAGATATTTCTTAGAATCACAAATGAGTTTGCCTAATTATGCTTATTAGGGAGACTCCAAGTTCAAACAATGGAGGACATGTCCTGGGCCTAAGAAATGGGGACTTGGTTCAGATGAAAGAACTTATTTAGCTTCTAGGGTGCATATTTATTTCTTCAATTCAtagctttttttttgtgattttttCGATAACATTGCTTCTAATCTTGGAATATGAGAGCCTTGAGATGAGGATTCAAGGCCTTAGTGGCACTGTCATATGAGAAAAATTATGCTCACAGCAGAAATTGGATGCGGAAATCTTCCtttaaggaaattaattaaaattaactagGTCTGTGGTGGGACTGGGCCCTGTTCTCCTGGTTTCCCAACTGGCTTCGTTCTACAACTCTTGAAACGCTTCCAAAAACGAaatctctttctaatttttggaatatatcatttattttttacttttagcaaaagaaactgaaaaagaaaaaggaaaaaaaaacacacaagGTTTGATCTTGCTGACTAAAAGAACCCTGGGCCATTTAGGAAAGACAAACAAGTAAAGAAACCCAAGCTGGTACGGCCCCCGTTTTGTTACCGGTTTGCTCTGGTGCAGCGAGGCTGATTCCGCTGGATTCTCCCAGGATTTAAAACATCTCCCACCGTCCGAACTCCGACATTTGTTCCCTCTCAAGACATCCTTCCTTCACCAAATCTATTCGCCCAGGATTTAAAACATATCCCACTGTCCGAACTCCTATCCTTGTCCCTCAAGACACCTTCCTTCaccaattctctctctctctctcgctctctctcttagTCGAAGCTTTTGGGAGGGGAGAAGGGGAGAGCAAAGATGAGCACCGGCACGAGCACCTTTGTTGTCAGGTGGATCAACTTTTTCACCATGGTGAGCATATCAGGATCTTTTTCCTCTCATTTTGGTTCACTTGTAtgaattttaatctttttttgtttttgtttttcgcAGAGGTAATTTTGCTACTTCGATTCCCTCTTTTTGATTCTTGTCCTCTCTTCTTCCAACATACtcacttcttttatttttttaaaaaaagttccaTCTGGGGTTTAGTCATTTCTTTAAAGATTCTGGTAGTGCTTCTTTACTAAAAGGAAAATTATCATCTGTTCTTTCCCCTTGATGCAAATGCAAACATGGATTTGTTTCAGGTGCCGCCCAGGTGATATTATTTTTACACCTTTCtacatgtgatttttttttggttctttggaggaaaaaataacacatatttttgatgtttttaccCTTAACGCAAGATACCTCTGCATTGATGTACTGTACATTTTAGAATGGAAAAATTCTGTTAtccttgaaattttttttcccttgaagTCCTCATAATTCAAAACCTCGTtgtatataagaaaaagaaatgacaAATGGGAAAGATGGATTGAGGTCTTAGGCTGATTTTCCACAACTTGGATTTTTGTTTACTGTTATTTCATATTTGTGGAAGTAGGAAAACATGTGACTTTAATGTTATTGCTTTTTATTAATTGTTACAAGTTCTTCTATTGGTCTATAAATTTGTTGGTTTACTCTTAATGGGATCATACAGATATTAGCAATAGCGGTTATTTGTTTTGGGATATGGATGAGTATCCACCATGATGCATGCCGAAAGACCTTAACGCTCCCTGTCGTGGGTATTGGCGCTTTAATCCTTCTAATGTAAGCATTTTATGCATATGCTACAGAAATCTATCTTGAcaatttgcttctctcttttggTATTTTATTTGGGTATTCTTCAAACTTTTAGATCCTTGATTGGGTTCCTTGGAGCTTGGAAGAACGTCACCATACTGCTGTGGGTGGTATCCTTTTTCAGTTTGTTGATATATCacaattttataaattttaagcTATTTTTCTTTCCTATGCTATTATAAAGTGACCTTGACATAAAAAATTCAGTATCTTGTGATTTTGTGCTTGATTTTGGTGGCAATTATGGTGTTCACTGTGTTGGCGTAAGTATTGATTTTGTGAAATCCAATACTGTGAGTGTCATTTATGCGATGCTTGATTTGATAGAAATTCACAGAATATATAGCTCTTTTACTTCTTTCTGACAATCCACCTTAAATGTATAACCACTCCCAAAAATAAACCCCATTCCATAGCTCTCAACAATTTCCATAACtataaagaaaaatcc
Proteins encoded in this window:
- the LOC120110757 gene encoding tetraspanin-10-like, giving the protein MSTGTSTFVVRWINFFTMILAIAVICFGIWMSIHHDACRKTLTLPVVGIGALILLISLIGFLGAWKNVTILLWVYLVILCLILVAIMVFTVLAYKEYHLQDYSSWFLKQLNNTKNWRRLKSCLVKTEDCNNLPKKYKTLKEYKLAELTPIEAGCCRPPSE